The uncultured Ilyobacter sp. genome has a segment encoding these proteins:
- a CDS encoding CpsD/CapB family tyrosine-protein kinase, with product MAERKLFFNLDDQGPIAESLRVLRTNIQFIDEKEKKTVVVTSSIPKEGKSFIAANYAMSEALVGKKVLLLDCDLRRPRAHSSFGIKGHHGLGEVLMGEKNVEDLIVREVERNLDLLPTKHLEHNVTELLQSKKMKSLLKKLQESYDLVVMDTAPLIVATDAAILSKVSDGVIFVNGYDMTSKKELMYAKEILSSAGANIYGMVVNKIDHSGYGYGYKNHGYYNYNYKYYQDYIKEDK from the coding sequence ATGGCAGAAAGAAAACTGTTTTTTAATTTAGATGACCAAGGTCCAATAGCAGAATCTCTGAGGGTACTGAGGACAAATATTCAGTTTATAGATGAAAAAGAGAAAAAAACCGTAGTGGTGACAAGCTCCATCCCTAAAGAGGGAAAGAGTTTTATCGCTGCAAACTATGCCATGAGTGAGGCTCTGGTTGGGAAAAAAGTACTGCTGCTAGACTGTGATCTCAGAAGACCGAGGGCCCATTCTAGTTTTGGAATAAAGGGTCACCATGGACTGGGAGAGGTCCTGATGGGTGAAAAAAACGTGGAAGATCTCATTGTAAGAGAGGTGGAGAGGAATCTAGACCTGCTTCCTACCAAGCATCTGGAGCATAATGTTACGGAACTGCTCCAGAGTAAGAAGATGAAGAGCTTGCTGAAAAAACTTCAGGAGAGTTACGATCTTGTGGTTATGGATACCGCACCACTTATTGTAGCCACAGATGCCGCCATATTATCAAAGGTATCAGACGGAGTAATATTCGTAAATGGATATGATATGACCTCGAAGAAAGAGCTTATGTATGCAAAGGAGATACTTTCCAGTGCCGGAGCCAATATCTACGGAATGGTAGTAAACAAGATAGATCACAGTGGTTATGGCTACGGCTACAAAAATCACGGATACTACAACTACAACTACAAATATTATCAGGATTATATAAAGGAAGATAAGTAA
- a CDS encoding Wzz/FepE/Etk N-terminal domain-containing protein, whose protein sequence is MYKKSRYEEDINTHWMEEDDEIELMDLLFILIRRWKMIVAVAVPVVVIGLTYAVMKPAMYKAETTLMVSSGQIYSVEKLDNSEISKNQKLVSSYTEVARSKSIMKNVIKRLGLEAEPETIAKLVKVTPIEDTEFIKISYTDRNARKATLMVNEVSKEFMLKIRELMNFENLKIVEKAEIPTKPESRKRVLIVAISGVLGIMLGVFGAFLMEFIYSNVRKPEDLQKIMGCKVIANVPDFEKIEAEVKK, encoded by the coding sequence ATGTATAAAAAAAGCAGGTACGAGGAAGATATAAATACACACTGGATGGAAGAAGATGATGAAATAGAGCTTATGGATCTGCTGTTTATTCTCATCAGAAGGTGGAAAATGATAGTGGCAGTTGCTGTACCTGTAGTGGTAATAGGTCTGACATACGCTGTGATGAAACCCGCTATGTACAAAGCCGAGACTACACTCATGGTATCTAGTGGTCAGATATATTCTGTGGAAAAGCTGGACAACTCTGAAATATCAAAAAACCAAAAGCTGGTGTCATCATATACTGAGGTGGCCAGAAGTAAGAGTATCATGAAAAATGTAATCAAAAGGCTGGGACTAGAGGCGGAACCTGAAACTATAGCAAAACTTGTGAAAGTGACCCCCATAGAGGATACAGAGTTTATAAAGATAAGTTATACAGATAGAAATGCCCGGAAGGCGACTCTCATGGTAAATGAAGTATCTAAAGAGTTTATGCTTAAGATAAGAGAGCTGATGAATTTTGAAAATTTAAAAATAGTGGAAAAGGCGGAAATACCAACAAAGCCAGAATCTAGAAAGAGAGTACTTATAGTTGCTATATCTGGAGTCCTGGGAATTATGCTAGGTGTCTTTGGAGCCTTTTTGATGGAATTTATATACAGCAATGTAAGAAAGCCAGAGGATCTTCAAAAGATAATGGGATGTAAAGTTATCGCCAATGTCCCAGACTTTGAAAAAATAGAAGCAGAGGTGAAAAAATAA
- a CDS encoding KTSC domain-containing protein — protein sequence MKTKNFKSRLIYSIEYIFSKKLLIVELNKGGIYKYFGVAFSEYLKLRFSKSPGYYYTNFIKNNGKYKVEKNDKIPLKIR from the coding sequence ATGAAAACCAAAAACTTTAAATCCAGATTAATTTATTCAATAGAGTATATTTTTTCAAAAAAACTCCTTATTGTAGAGCTCAATAAAGGCGGGATTTATAAATATTTTGGTGTAGCTTTTTCTGAATATCTAAAGTTGAGGTTTTCCAAATCTCCAGGATATTATTATACAAATTTCATTAAAAACAATGGTAAGTATAAAGTTGAAAAAAATGACAAAATCCCTCTGAAAATAAGATAG